Proteins encoded together in one Candidatus Binataceae bacterium window:
- a CDS encoding inositol-3-phosphate synthase: MAKIRLAIVGVGNCASSLLQGIEYYRNAPAKAQCSPVGLMHYDLGGYKPGDIEVACAFDIDSRKVGRHLEDACFAPPNNTITIWRDLPNYGVTVDMGEVHDGVADHMAQYPPESSFLPSKEKPVDIERRLRESGAEVMLCYLPVGSQKAVERYARACLATGVSLLNCMPVFIVSNEKWAAEFSERKIPVIGDDVKSQLGSTILHRTIMKLFADRGIKVRHTYQLNTGGNTDFLNMLDRSRLGSKRKSKTEAVQSVMPERMPDGDVHIGPSDYVAWQHDNKVCFLRIEGEGFAGIPIELELRMSVQDSPNSGGVVIDGIRCLRLARDRKIGGPLYSIAAYTMKHPPRQIADDIARERVEKFISGEIER; the protein is encoded by the coding sequence ATGGCGAAGATTCGATTAGCGATCGTCGGAGTGGGTAACTGCGCGTCCTCACTCCTCCAGGGCATCGAGTATTACCGCAATGCCCCGGCCAAAGCGCAGTGCAGCCCGGTCGGCCTGATGCACTACGACCTTGGCGGCTACAAGCCGGGCGATATCGAGGTCGCCTGCGCGTTCGATATCGATTCGCGCAAGGTCGGACGCCACCTGGAGGACGCCTGCTTCGCGCCGCCGAACAACACCATCACCATCTGGCGCGATCTGCCGAACTACGGCGTCACCGTCGATATGGGCGAAGTTCACGACGGCGTCGCCGACCACATGGCCCAGTACCCGCCCGAATCGAGCTTCCTGCCGTCCAAGGAAAAGCCGGTCGATATCGAACGGCGGCTGCGCGAGAGCGGCGCCGAAGTGATGCTGTGCTATCTGCCGGTAGGCAGCCAGAAGGCGGTCGAACGTTACGCGCGCGCCTGTCTGGCGACGGGCGTGAGCCTGCTCAACTGCATGCCGGTGTTTATCGTCTCGAACGAGAAATGGGCGGCCGAGTTCAGCGAGCGCAAGATTCCGGTGATCGGCGACGACGTCAAGTCGCAGCTCGGCTCGACCATACTGCATCGCACCATCATGAAGCTGTTCGCCGACCGCGGGATCAAGGTGCGCCACACCTACCAGCTCAACACCGGCGGCAACACCGACTTCCTCAACATGCTCGACCGCTCGCGTCTGGGCTCCAAGCGCAAGTCCAAGACCGAGGCGGTGCAGAGCGTGATGCCCGAGCGGATGCCCGATGGTGACGTGCATATCGGTCCCTCGGATTATGTCGCCTGGCAGCACGACAACAAGGTCTGCTTTCTGCGGATCGAGGGCGAGGGCTTCGCCGGAATTCCGATCGAGCTCGAGCTCAGGATGTCGGTGCAGGATTCGCCCAACTCGGGGGGCGTGGTGATCGACGGGATTCGATGCCTGCGGCTGGCGCGCGATCGCAAGATCGGCGGACCGCTCTACTCGATCGCGGCCTACACGATGAAGCATCCGCCGCGCCAGATCGCCGACGATATCGCCCGCGAACGGGTCGAGAAGTTCATCAGCGGCGAGATCGAGCGCTAA
- a CDS encoding Mrp/NBP35 family ATP-binding protein, protein MARQITVDAVLEALGRVSYPGYAADVVSLGIVEAVEPLESPGGFAVILRKATEDDRLMHDLAGAISTRLKRDLGVARVELKLRKLEAELGEKTGRVRLEGTRYVVAVLSGKGGVGKSTVAVNLAMALKRLGMTVGLMDADIYGPSVPMMFGVGEERPRAAGGQNFYPVERYGVKLISMGFFLTEKSPVIWRGPMVMGAVRQFLKDTLWGTQDFLIVDLPPGTGDAQLTLAQQVALDGAVIVTTPQDVALLDATRAVQMLHQLHCPIIGVVENMSCFVCPDCGERDELFGAGGGGKLAMEEGTRVLAQIPIHIEVREAGDAGMPIVLKDPEHPASRAFMDLARGVLAAMPKD, encoded by the coding sequence GTGGCCAGGCAGATAACCGTCGATGCAGTGCTCGAGGCGCTCGGGCGCGTGAGCTACCCCGGCTACGCCGCCGACGTCGTTTCTCTGGGAATAGTCGAAGCCGTCGAACCGCTGGAATCTCCCGGCGGCTTTGCGGTGATCCTGCGCAAGGCGACAGAGGACGATCGCCTGATGCACGATCTCGCCGGCGCGATCAGCACCAGGCTCAAGCGCGACCTGGGCGTCGCGCGGGTCGAACTCAAGCTGCGCAAGCTCGAGGCCGAGCTGGGCGAGAAGACCGGCCGCGTGCGCCTCGAGGGCACGCGCTACGTGGTCGCCGTGCTGAGCGGCAAGGGCGGGGTCGGCAAATCGACCGTCGCCGTGAACCTTGCGATGGCGCTCAAGCGGCTCGGTATGACGGTGGGGCTGATGGACGCCGACATCTATGGGCCGTCCGTCCCGATGATGTTCGGCGTGGGTGAGGAGAGGCCGCGCGCGGCCGGCGGCCAGAATTTCTATCCGGTCGAGCGCTACGGGGTGAAGCTCATCTCGATGGGCTTCTTTTTGACCGAAAAGTCGCCGGTCATCTGGCGCGGCCCGATGGTGATGGGCGCGGTGCGCCAGTTTCTCAAGGACACACTCTGGGGCACGCAGGATTTTCTGATCGTCGATCTGCCGCCGGGAACCGGCGACGCACAGCTCACCCTGGCGCAGCAGGTCGCGCTCGACGGCGCCGTCATCGTCACCACGCCGCAGGACGTCGCGCTGCTTGATGCGACGCGGGCGGTGCAGATGCTCCATCAGCTTCACTGCCCGATTATCGGCGTGGTCGAGAACATGAGCTGCTTCGTGTGCCCCGACTGTGGCGAGCGCGACGAGCTGTTCGGCGCGGGCGGCGGAGGAAAACTCGCGATGGAGGAGGGCACCCGCGTGCTGGCGCAGATCCCGATACATATCGAGGTGCGAGAGGCAGGCGACGCGGGGATGCCGATCGTGCTGAAAGACCCCGAGCATCCCGCGAGCCGCGCCTTCATGGATCTCGCGCGCGGCGTGCTCGCTGCGATGCCGAAGGACTAG
- a CDS encoding class I SAM-dependent methyltransferase, whose protein sequence is MSGSSNTVGRLFSLGAQGYDAVRRNLVPCFDGFYGSALDTITDWAGARAPAALDVLDLGAGTGLFSAMVLERLPGARIHLVDVSDAMLAQARQRFATAGRSSVSFEVSDYTQQSLGGPWDLVVSALSIHHLDDGAKRSLFARVLEALRPGGLFVNAEQVLGPTPAAEARYRRLWDEQVLGSGVDRAEYERAVERMRHDRCATLADQLEWMRTAGFVEVDCAFKQWRFAVFFGSRP, encoded by the coding sequence ATGAGCGGTTCCAGCAACACGGTAGGCCGCCTTTTCAGCCTCGGCGCGCAGGGCTACGACGCCGTGCGGCGCAATCTGGTCCCATGCTTTGACGGCTTCTACGGAAGCGCGCTCGACACGATCACGGACTGGGCCGGCGCGCGCGCGCCGGCGGCACTCGACGTACTCGATCTCGGCGCGGGCACCGGGCTCTTTTCCGCGATGGTACTCGAGCGCCTGCCTGGAGCGAGGATTCACCTAGTCGACGTGTCCGACGCAATGCTCGCGCAGGCGCGGCAGAGGTTCGCCACCGCCGGCCGCTCAAGCGTGAGCTTCGAGGTGAGCGACTACACGCAGCAGAGCCTCGGCGGTCCGTGGGACCTGGTGGTCTCCGCGCTCTCAATCCATCACCTTGACGACGGCGCCAAGCGCTCGCTCTTCGCGCGCGTCCTCGAGGCGCTCCGGCCGGGCGGCCTGTTCGTCAATGCCGAGCAGGTGCTGGGGCCCACGCCGGCGGCCGAGGCACGCTATCGGCGGCTGTGGGACGAGCAGGTGCTGGGTTCGGGCGTTGACCGCGCCGAATACGAGCGGGCGGTCGAGCGGATGCGGCACGACCGATGCGCCACGCTCGCCGATCAGCTCGAATGGATGCGCACCGCCGGCTTTGTCGAGGTCGATTGCGCGTTCAAGCAATGGCGCTTCGCGGTCTTTTTCGGTTCGCGCCCTTAG